One part of the Acuticoccus sediminis genome encodes these proteins:
- a CDS encoding aromatic ring-hydroxylating oxygenase subunit alpha, whose amino-acid sequence MLDLARIGGLLGECKPGHTLPQDLYNSPEVYRFDLQAVFAGTWLLAGFSCEVASARNYLALTLAGSPVVLTRGMDGVLRGFHNACRHRGAQVCPDGAGRRARLTCPYHQWVYDLEGKLVHARNMQPGFDPAGHGLRPIHVREVAGAIFVCLADEAPAFERFRAELEPLLAPHNLGNAKVAYENTLLERGNWKLVMENARECYHCATGHPELCLTFPIDDLGDTMAQGGNAHYDAFAARVRANGLGIGPYFGPWWQIERFPLKAGHLSLTIDGKLAVNRLMVDADTADIGSLRWAVEPHSFCHSTADQTVYFSAMPIAPNETVVTCKWLVHKDAVEGVDYDVERMTHLWNVTNMQDRDLVENNQRGVNSFGYVPGPYNGADESYVKRFIDFYLDTACRYVSARAGFEPLPERLVRNDRDELVPLALRDAANDEYAAYHPGAAHL is encoded by the coding sequence ATGCTCGACCTAGCGAGGATCGGCGGTCTTTTGGGCGAGTGCAAGCCCGGGCACACGCTGCCGCAGGATCTCTACAACAGTCCCGAAGTCTACCGGTTCGATCTGCAGGCCGTCTTCGCCGGCACCTGGCTGCTGGCCGGCTTCTCCTGCGAGGTCGCCTCCGCCCGCAACTACCTGGCGCTGACCCTCGCCGGATCCCCCGTCGTCCTCACCCGCGGCATGGACGGCGTGCTGCGCGGCTTCCACAACGCCTGCCGCCACCGCGGCGCCCAGGTGTGCCCGGACGGTGCCGGCCGCCGCGCGCGGCTCACCTGCCCCTACCACCAGTGGGTCTACGACCTCGAGGGCAAGCTCGTCCACGCCCGCAACATGCAGCCCGGCTTCGACCCCGCCGGGCACGGCCTGCGTCCGATCCACGTGCGGGAGGTGGCCGGCGCGATCTTCGTCTGCCTCGCCGACGAGGCCCCGGCGTTCGAACGGTTCCGCGCCGAGCTCGAACCGCTGCTCGCCCCGCACAACCTCGGCAATGCCAAGGTCGCCTACGAGAACACCCTCCTCGAGCGCGGCAACTGGAAGCTCGTGATGGAGAACGCGCGCGAGTGCTACCACTGCGCGACGGGCCATCCGGAACTCTGCCTCACCTTCCCGATCGACGACCTCGGCGACACGATGGCCCAGGGCGGCAACGCGCACTACGATGCCTTCGCCGCGCGCGTCCGCGCCAACGGCCTCGGCATCGGCCCCTACTTCGGCCCCTGGTGGCAGATCGAGCGCTTTCCGCTGAAGGCGGGGCACCTCTCCCTCACCATCGACGGCAAGCTCGCAGTGAACAGGCTGATGGTGGACGCCGACACGGCCGACATCGGCTCGCTGCGCTGGGCGGTCGAGCCGCACTCCTTCTGCCACTCCACCGCCGACCAGACGGTCTACTTCTCGGCGATGCCCATCGCGCCGAACGAGACGGTCGTCACCTGCAAGTGGCTCGTCCACAAGGACGCGGTCGAGGGCGTCGACTACGACGTCGAGCGGATGACGCACCTCTGGAACGTCACCAACATGCAGGACCGCGACCTCGTCGAGAACAACCAGCGCGGGGTCAACTCGTTCGGCTACGTGCCGGGGCCGTACAACGGCGCGGACGAGAGCTACGTGAAGCGCTTCATCGACTTCTACCTCGACACCGCGTGCCGCTACGTCTCCGCCCGCGCCGGGTTCGAGCCGCTGCCGGAGCGCCTGGTGCGCAACGACCGAGACGAGCTCGTCCCGCTGGCGTTGCGGGACGCCGCCAACGACGAATACGCCGCCTACCACCCGGGTGCTGCCCACCTATGA
- a CDS encoding FAD-dependent oxidoreductase, whose protein sequence is MTLTLPFPDRFNVNGKLTPPSERAEIVVVGAGAAGAAAALEAARAGASVMLIDENPVSPGLIGMDVPLQFGGRATNAVQTPERLVEQILAASPVLAEAFEAGVDVRLSTSVWGAWANGAGMSGFPGPVVGLADETRSWLVGFDRLIVATGARDLNFTFAGSDQPGVMGAMAFESLLTRYDAFAGKRIVILGSGDVAAATAALAAEHGVEVAAIVEARATLQSSTLDGTGFTTLVGHVPLAAQAGADGVTGLTVCDVADAAAREEIACDTVVVAVGAVPVIELFDVLGAARVMDPARGGHVPVLGPDGATSLPGVWAAGDCTGLGGDAVAEGRAAARAALASLGRAAAPAAPVGRPAGPDAIAYQFDWAKALLDTGGREVMACMCEEVTRGELLDVQPPRYLGWRSNQMAQRDLRTLAGDGPVNQDQIKRLTRACMGPCQARRCREQVALTMAIGAGERPEDIPLAGYRAPVRPLPLSVLADLEETPEASRDWNVWFGIVTQWIGYEDIGTDRENEQINAGMPY, encoded by the coding sequence ATGACACTGACACTTCCATTCCCCGACCGCTTCAACGTCAACGGCAAGCTGACGCCGCCGTCGGAACGGGCCGAGATCGTCGTCGTCGGGGCCGGCGCGGCCGGCGCCGCCGCCGCCCTCGAAGCCGCGCGCGCCGGGGCCTCCGTGATGCTGATCGACGAGAACCCGGTCTCGCCCGGCCTCATCGGCATGGACGTGCCGCTCCAGTTCGGCGGCCGCGCGACCAACGCGGTGCAGACGCCGGAGCGGCTCGTCGAACAGATCCTCGCCGCCTCGCCCGTGCTCGCCGAGGCGTTCGAGGCGGGCGTCGACGTGCGCCTCTCCACCTCCGTCTGGGGCGCCTGGGCGAACGGGGCGGGCATGTCGGGCTTTCCCGGCCCGGTCGTCGGCCTCGCGGACGAGACGCGGAGCTGGCTCGTCGGGTTCGACCGGCTGATCGTCGCCACCGGGGCGCGCGACCTCAACTTCACCTTCGCCGGGTCCGACCAGCCCGGCGTCATGGGTGCGATGGCGTTCGAGTCGCTGCTGACGCGCTACGACGCCTTCGCGGGGAAGCGCATCGTCATCCTCGGCAGCGGCGACGTCGCGGCCGCGACCGCGGCCCTCGCGGCCGAGCACGGCGTCGAGGTCGCCGCCATCGTCGAGGCACGCGCGACGCTGCAGTCGTCCACGCTCGACGGAACGGGGTTCACCACCCTCGTCGGCCACGTCCCGCTGGCGGCGCAGGCGGGTGCGGACGGCGTGACCGGTCTCACGGTCTGCGACGTCGCCGACGCTGCGGCCAGGGAGGAGATCGCCTGCGACACGGTCGTCGTCGCGGTCGGCGCGGTCCCGGTGATCGAGCTGTTCGACGTCCTCGGCGCCGCCCGCGTCATGGACCCGGCGCGCGGCGGCCACGTCCCGGTCCTCGGCCCGGACGGCGCGACGTCGCTGCCGGGCGTCTGGGCCGCGGGCGATTGCACCGGCCTCGGCGGCGACGCCGTGGCCGAGGGCCGCGCCGCCGCCCGCGCCGCGCTCGCCTCGCTGGGCCGCGCCGCCGCGCCGGCCGCTCCGGTGGGGCGCCCCGCCGGCCCCGACGCCATCGCCTACCAGTTCGACTGGGCGAAGGCGCTCCTCGACACCGGCGGGCGCGAGGTGATGGCCTGCATGTGCGAGGAGGTGACGCGCGGCGAGCTCCTCGACGTGCAGCCGCCGCGCTATCTCGGCTGGCGCTCCAACCAGATGGCGCAGCGCGACCTCAGGACGCTCGCCGGGGACGGCCCCGTCAACCAGGACCAGATCAAGCGCCTCACCCGCGCCTGCATGGGCCCCTGCCAGGCCCGGCGCTGCCGCGAACAGGTGGCGCTGACGATGGCCATCGGCGCCGGCGAGCGGCCGGAGGACATCCCCCTCGCCGGCTACCGCGCCCCGGTGCGCCCGCTGCCGCTGTCCGTCCTCGCCGATCTCGAGGAGACGCCGGAGGCAAGCCGCGACTGGAACGTCTGGTTCGGCATCGTCACCCAGTGGATCGGCTACGAGGACATCGGCACCGACCGCGAGAACGAGCAGATCAACGCCGGGATGCCCTACTGA
- a CDS encoding cystathionine gamma-synthase family protein produces the protein MTERPERPAGPQPHHPETMAVGHGYDAAAAFGAIKPPIVLTSTFTYPTAGAAKEAHRTFFETASPDEAEYIYARLDHPNLRMVQERFAALDGAEACAAFSSGMAAISATLLATVRPGDTVVHTAPLYGGTLGLLTGLLAGLGVRSFAIPDALSPASIAETMGVAVTKGRLSVVLVESPANPTAGLADIRAVVGAANALGRSDHRPLVLVDNTFLGPFGQRPLEEGADLSVTSLTKYAGGHSDLLGGAVTGSAAAVVPVRRLRTSLGTHLDPFSCWMMLRSLETLPLRAERTARNAATVAAFLRDHPKVRDVTYLGFLPEGSAARAVFERQCRSAGSTFSFRIAGGEREAFAMLDRLRVIRMAVSLGGTETLICHSATTTHYSVAPEVRAAVGVDDSALRISIGIEHPDDLVADLDQALAAV, from the coding sequence ATGACCGAACGACCGGAGCGGCCCGCCGGGCCGCAGCCGCACCACCCCGAGACGATGGCGGTCGGCCACGGCTACGACGCCGCGGCCGCCTTCGGCGCGATCAAGCCGCCCATCGTCCTCACCTCGACCTTCACCTACCCGACCGCAGGCGCCGCGAAGGAGGCGCATCGCACCTTCTTCGAGACCGCGTCGCCCGACGAGGCCGAGTACATCTACGCCCGCCTCGACCATCCGAACCTCAGGATGGTGCAGGAGCGCTTCGCCGCGCTCGACGGTGCCGAGGCGTGCGCGGCCTTCTCGTCCGGGATGGCGGCGATCTCCGCGACGCTCCTCGCCACCGTGCGCCCCGGCGACACCGTGGTGCACACCGCACCGCTCTACGGCGGCACGCTGGGGCTGCTGACCGGCCTTCTGGCGGGTCTCGGCGTGCGTTCCTTCGCGATCCCCGACGCGCTCTCCCCCGCCAGCATCGCCGAGACGATGGGCGTCGCGGTGACCAAGGGCCGCCTCTCGGTCGTCCTTGTCGAGTCGCCGGCGAACCCGACCGCGGGGCTCGCCGACATCCGCGCGGTCGTCGGAGCCGCCAACGCACTGGGCCGCAGCGACCACCGGCCGCTGGTGCTGGTGGACAACACCTTCCTCGGCCCCTTCGGCCAGCGGCCGCTCGAGGAGGGCGCCGACCTTTCTGTGACCTCGCTCACCAAGTACGCCGGCGGCCACTCCGACCTGCTGGGCGGGGCGGTCACCGGCTCGGCCGCCGCGGTCGTGCCGGTGCGCAGGCTGCGCACGTCGCTCGGCACCCACCTCGACCCGTTCTCCTGCTGGATGATGCTGCGCTCGCTGGAGACGCTGCCGCTCCGCGCCGAGCGGACCGCCCGCAACGCCGCGACGGTCGCCGCCTTCCTGAGGGACCACCCCAAGGTGCGCGACGTGACCTACCTCGGCTTCCTCCCGGAGGGCTCGGCGGCGCGGGCCGTGTTTGAGCGGCAGTGCCGCAGCGCGGGCTCCACCTTCTCCTTCCGCATCGCCGGCGGCGAAAGGGAAGCGTTCGCGATGCTCGACCGCTTGCGCGTCATCCGGATGGCGGTCAGCCTTGGCGGGACGGAGACGCTGATCTGCCACTCCGCCACCACCACGCACTACTCCGTCGCGCCGGAGGTGCGCGCGGCGGTGGGCGTCGACGATTCGGCGCTGCGCATCTCGATCGGCATCGAGCACCCGGACGATCTCGTCGCCGACCTCGACCAGGCCCTCGCGGCCGTCTGA